AATTCAGTCGGGCCTTCCGGTGCTCACGTACAAACTACGTACGCTGCGCTCCTCAGTCCCTAGCTTCATCCAACCTTCTCGGTGCTGAAAACCGTCTTTTTGAACCTATACTGGAAGAGGAAGTTCAAAAAGCCGCTTTTGATAAGAAAACCGATCGAAGTCATTCAAGGATGAGCGACCGCGATTCAAAGGTAGGTTTTCTTGCGATATAGAATTTCATCAGCTACGCTGATAACGAATAAATTCTATATCTAACACGAAGTAACACTGAAAGCTTATTCGACATCGAATCTTGAATTCAGCCGGGCCTAAGCAAATGCTTACGGAGTAATGTTTCCTATGGAAACATCTCAGGTACTCACGTACCAACTACGTACGCTGCGCTCCTCAGTCCCTAGCTTCACCCAACCAAACCGACTTTTTGAACCTATTTGGAAGAGGTAGTTCAGGAGTTCGCTTTTGATTACGAAGTAAGAAAACTTTTTAAATATAATAAAGTTTTATGAAAGAGAGGAGATAAAGGAATTGAAAAGAATGAAGTGGGCTGGCTTGTTGCTGGCAGTAATGATGGTAGTTGGTTTGTTGTCCGGTTGCGGATCGTCTAAGGAGACGTTGAACATCTACAGTTGGGCAGACAATTTCGATATGGACGTCATTAAGGATTTTGAGAAGCAATACAATGTCAAGGTGAAGTATGATGTGTTCGCGAACAATGAGGACCTTCTGGCCAAGATCAAGGCAGGGGGTACGGGGTATGATCTGATTCAGCCTTCCGATTACATGGTTGAGACGATGATCAAGCAGAATTTGCTCGCTCCGCTCGATATGAACAACATTCCGAACTTTGAGAATATTGCTGATGCCTATAAGAATCCAACATTTGATCCTGGAAATAAATATTCCATCGTCTATATGTCAGGCGTAACGGGTATTGCTTACAATACAAAGTACGTTAAGGATGAAATTGATAGCTGGGAAGATCTCTGGGATCCTAAATATAAAGGCAAGGTTATTCTACTCGACGATAATCGTGAGATCATCGGAATGGCATTGAAGAAAGCCGGACATTCCAATAGCTCGAAGGATGAGTCGGAGATTACTGCAGCTGTTAACGATCTGAAGACACTACTGCCAAGCGTGCTCGCTTTTGATACAGATAATATTAAGCAAAAAATGATTCAGGAAGAGGGCTGGATCGGTACTGTATGGTCCGGGGATGCTTCCTTCATTGCTAAGGACAATCCGGATATCGCCTTCGTTATTCCGAAGGAAGGTAGTACAATCTTTGCGGATAACTATGCGATTCCTAAGGATGCCAAGCATAAGGAACTGGCCGAGAAGTTCATTAACTTCATGCTTGAGCCTGAAGTAAGTGCGAAGAACTATGAATCCATCGGATACAGTGATCCGAATAAGAATGCTACTCCGTTCCATAGTGCGGAATACAATGCTGACAAGATGATTAACTTGTCTGAGGACGAATTGTCACGTACAGAGTGGCTCGGCGATGTAGGCGATAAATTGAGTCTGTACGACCGGTTCTGGACTGAACTGAAGAGCGGTCGGGAATAAATCACGGATAGATTATAAGAATAGGCCTTCCCTTAAGCAGTTGAATGCTGAGGGAGGGCCTTTTTTGAGTCTCGTTTCAGATATTTACTATAAAAAAAGTTTACATTTCTACGGCTGGAGTGGTCTTCTTCCGCTTCGCCTTGCCGCTGAACGAGAAATAGGTCCACATACGCATAATCCGTTCAATCGCGCCAGATTTGAAGTGAGAATTATACCAAATGCTTACAAGCATCTGTAAGGCATAGATCAAGAACGCCAGTGCGCAGCCTAGAATAATGCCTATTTTACCGAACCAGCCTAATCCGTAGCCATAGAAAATCGTTGTGCAGATCACAGTTTGCATCAAATAGTTGGTGAGCGACAGCTTGCCTACAGCTTCAAAATATTCAAATAACCGTGACGAGGAGAATTTGGAATAGGTAAAGGCAAAAGCCATCATGTAGCCGATGGACAACAGGCTTCCTCCAACCAGCAGTCCAGTTCCCGCACCGATCTCCTCAGGATACAGGAGGTTGTATGATTTGAACAGAAGTCCAAGCGGTAGAAAAATCAGCATATATTTGCGGTAGATTGCGCCTTTCTGTTCAGGATCGGCAAACCACTGTCTTTTCGCAGCATACATGCCAAGCAGAAATAAAGGCATATGCAGCATCGGTGCAATCATGGTTAAAACCAACATTTCTGCTGGTGATTTGCCCATTGGATCGGCGGTTGCTCGATCATGCTTGATCTCCGCATAGCTTCCTTCGGCGTAAAGCGTAACTGTATTTTTAACATATGCCTCTATGCGCTGGTTCGTTTCCTGAGTACTCTTGGCTTCTTTATTTCCCGGAAATATCCCTAATAACCCCACCAATGTGAGCAAAACACAGGACCAAATGATCAGTGTCTTGGGTTTACGGTTCATAAAAATGAGAAGCAAAACCCCAATCATACCATAATAGAGCAAAATATCTCCTTCCCACAGAAAGGTACTGTGAAGGAACCCAATAACCCCTAGCAAAGCGAATCTGCGTAGTAAAGGCAGGCCAGCCTTCCTTTTCTTTGCGTTCAGGCTTTCTTTCATTTTAATCATGCCAAATCCGAATACAAACGTAAAAATCGGCATAAAACTTCCTTCTACTAACAATTGAACGAATTTATGAGCCGTTGATTCGACGGTTGTTACATGAAATAGATGAAGCAAATCCTTCCCATGCATCCCGTACTGAAAAATCAGCATATTGGCAAGTAGAATGCCAAGGAGACTGAACCCGCGTAAACAATCGATCAAACGTATCCTTTTACTTTTCAAATTGATCACCTCGGAATCAGTCTAACAGTGGGCATTGAACCGGAAATAAAGTTCAGCTTAACATTTGTTGAACAGCCAAAAATTTGTTTAGCTCGAATTAAGATCCGTCTGGTACAATGCTGTCTGAGGTGGTTATCAGATGTATAATGCCAAGATTCTGTTGGTTGATGATGAAAAGGCGATTGTTCAATTAATTGAAATGGTGCTGCGCAAGGAGGGCTTCCGCCATATTTATACGGCGTATAACGGTAAGGAAGCTTTGGAGATCGTTAAGCGTCACATGATAGATATTATTTTGCTGGATGTCATGCTGCCCGATCAGACGGGCTTCGATTTATGTCCGCAAATTCGTAATGCTTCTGATGCCCATATTATTTATTTAACGGCTCGAACTTCGGATCTCGATGTGTTGACAGGTTTTGCGACTGGCGGGGATGACTACGTGACCAAGCCGTTTAACCCGCTGGAGATCGCCGCCCGTGTGAAGGCAAGGCTGCGTAGAGGTGTTGTAACGCCTATACCGTCTAGACTGGAGGAGAGTCGCAGCCGTTACGAATTTGGCCGATTTGTTCTCGATGAGTTTTCGGGCATGCTGCTCGTAGAAGGTCAGGAGGTCCCTTGCCCAGCTCAGGCATATCAACTGCTGTTGTTCCTGTGCAAGCATCCCGGCATCGTCTTCTCGAAGGCGCAGCTCTATGAAGAGGTATGGGGAATGGACGGACTTGGGGATGACAACACCGTAATGGTGCATATTCGCAAGATTCGTGAGCGGATCGAAAAGGATCCGGGCAATCCCGAATACCTGCTGACGGTCCGCGGCCTCGGTTACAAGCTGGTGAAGGTGAGCATATGAGGAAGATCAGAACCCGTCTTGCCCTGCATTTTACCTATCAGCTATTGCTGCAGTGGGTGTTGATTATGCTGACCATGACGATTCTATTGCTGATCTTGTTCAACTATTTAGCCAACAACGATTTGAAGCGCACCTTCTCTACAGGGGCCGTGGATGCGATCAAGTCGGAGACCTTTATTCATAATGATGAAGTGAAGATGAACCGTCGCTGGAAGAATTTATTGAACGAGCAGGGATATTGGCTTCAGGTCGTCAATGATGCAGGGCGTGTGATTTATTCCTTGAATGCACCTACGGATTTGAAGACGATATACGGGGCTACGGAGCTGCTGAATATTCAGGAGACGCGCCGGTTTGATTCCTACCGGGTGATGGCCTCGCTGGAACCGGAGACGGATGGTTCGAAATCTGTCCTATATTTATTGGGAAGACAGGATCTGGGTACGAAGCTGCTGGATGAATGGTATCAGAAGTATAACCGGAACGGGCTAGTTCGAGAGGATGCCATGGCAGGGCTGGAGCAGCAGTTGGATGGCAATGACGATTATTTGCAGGTCGTGGATAAAGACGGGGTAATACTGCAATCTATCGGGCACTCGGACAATAGTGAAATAAATAGATATCAACCCCTTGACTTGGTGTCGATTCGCTCGGAGCCAGGCATCTATCCGACGGAATTATCAGCTCAGTATGATGGCGATACAGGCTATACTTGGCTACTGCATCAAGGTAAACCAGGGCGGACTATAGAGAAACAGTCAATTTTTTATGACATTATCTTGGCACTTGTTATTTTTGGGGCCGGTGTCATGGTGGTGACGTTGGCGGTGTCGATCTGGCATGGATACCGTTACGGGCAACCGCTAACTCTGTTCGCCAGCTGGTTCGAACGGATGAGCGAGGGCAGGTACAGTGAAGCGCTGACGGAGAAGGAACGTAAGAAGGTATTCCGGCGTAACGGCAAAATCCGCATGCGGTACAGACTTTATAAAGAGGTTATCGCTGGATTTTACGAAATGGCTACCAAGCTGGATGCCTCACAGCGGGATCGTAGGCTGCTGGAACAAACTCGGGAGGAGTGGATGGTCGGCATTTCCCATGATCTGAGGACGCCGCTATCGTCGATTCAAGGTTATGGTCATCTGTTGGAGAGCGGACAATTCACCTGGAATGAAGCCGAGCTGA
The window above is part of the Paenibacillus lutimineralis genome. Proteins encoded here:
- a CDS encoding HAMP domain-containing sensor histidine kinase, which gives rise to MRKIRTRLALHFTYQLLLQWVLIMLTMTILLLILFNYLANNDLKRTFSTGAVDAIKSETFIHNDEVKMNRRWKNLLNEQGYWLQVVNDAGRVIYSLNAPTDLKTIYGATELLNIQETRRFDSYRVMASLEPETDGSKSVLYLLGRQDLGTKLLDEWYQKYNRNGLVREDAMAGLEQQLDGNDDYLQVVDKDGVILQSIGHSDNSEINRYQPLDLVSIRSEPGIYPTELSAQYDGDTGYTWLLHQGKPGRTIEKQSIFYDIILALVIFGAGVMVVTLAVSIWHGYRYGQPLTLFASWFERMSEGRYSEALTEKERKKVFRRNGKIRMRYRLYKEVIAGFYEMATKLDASQRDRRLLEQTREEWMVGISHDLRTPLSSIQGYGHLLESGQFTWNEAELKEMGKVIREKGDFMLELLQDFSLTFQIKNNAERMVLEPIEMNEFVRRSVLRYVNDATIDTAMFSYEEYDDELTIMANPKWFRRMLDNIITNAVKHNPEGTEITVSTGAEGDYAWICVSDNGQGMDEDTRSNLFERYYRGTSTDETTDGAGLGMSIAQAIVIAHKGQIRVESEPQQGAKVIMKFPRKITKETADGCSGRGE
- a CDS encoding DUF418 domain-containing protein yields the protein MINLKSKRIRLIDCLRGFSLLGILLANMLIFQYGMHGKDLLHLFHVTTVESTAHKFVQLLVEGSFMPIFTFVFGFGMIKMKESLNAKKRKAGLPLLRRFALLGVIGFLHSTFLWEGDILLYYGMIGVLLLIFMNRKPKTLIIWSCVLLTLVGLLGIFPGNKEAKSTQETNQRIEAYVKNTVTLYAEGSYAEIKHDRATADPMGKSPAEMLVLTMIAPMLHMPLFLLGMYAAKRQWFADPEQKGAIYRKYMLIFLPLGLLFKSYNLLYPEEIGAGTGLLVGGSLLSIGYMMAFAFTYSKFSSSRLFEYFEAVGKLSLTNYLMQTVICTTIFYGYGLGWFGKIGIILGCALAFLIYALQMLVSIWYNSHFKSGAIERIMRMWTYFSFSGKAKRKKTTPAVEM
- a CDS encoding response regulator transcription factor, whose protein sequence is MYNAKILLVDDEKAIVQLIEMVLRKEGFRHIYTAYNGKEALEIVKRHMIDIILLDVMLPDQTGFDLCPQIRNASDAHIIYLTARTSDLDVLTGFATGGDDYVTKPFNPLEIAARVKARLRRGVVTPIPSRLEESRSRYEFGRFVLDEFSGMLLVEGQEVPCPAQAYQLLLFLCKHPGIVFSKAQLYEEVWGMDGLGDDNTVMVHIRKIRERIEKDPGNPEYLLTVRGLGYKLVKVSI
- a CDS encoding ABC transporter substrate-binding protein, with the translated sequence MKWAGLLLAVMMVVGLLSGCGSSKETLNIYSWADNFDMDVIKDFEKQYNVKVKYDVFANNEDLLAKIKAGGTGYDLIQPSDYMVETMIKQNLLAPLDMNNIPNFENIADAYKNPTFDPGNKYSIVYMSGVTGIAYNTKYVKDEIDSWEDLWDPKYKGKVILLDDNREIIGMALKKAGHSNSSKDESEITAAVNDLKTLLPSVLAFDTDNIKQKMIQEEGWIGTVWSGDASFIAKDNPDIAFVIPKEGSTIFADNYAIPKDAKHKELAEKFINFMLEPEVSAKNYESIGYSDPNKNATPFHSAEYNADKMINLSEDELSRTEWLGDVGDKLSLYDRFWTELKSGRE